From a single Nostoc sp. MS1 genomic region:
- a CDS encoding tellurite resistance TerB family protein codes for MNLLDTFLGRENQAPESLSSAEAFVAIVLLATASDGYLSDAQERSILGELSRSKPLRNYSTDAIAQICNKIFIILRRDGFNALFNLAKEFLSSDLREAAFAVSSDLVLSESHINEEEINFLNDLYQALGIYPEIATKILQAMLLKNQIQAD; via the coding sequence ATGAATTTATTGGACACATTCCTGGGCAGAGAAAACCAAGCCCCAGAGTCACTTAGTTCCGCCGAAGCTTTTGTTGCTATAGTTTTACTGGCAACAGCCTCAGATGGTTATTTATCTGATGCACAAGAGCGTTCTATCTTGGGTGAATTGTCTCGTTCAAAACCCTTGAGGAATTACTCTACAGATGCGATAGCCCAGATATGTAACAAGATATTTATAATTCTCCGGCGAGACGGTTTTAACGCCCTATTTAATTTGGCTAAAGAATTTCTATCATCAGATTTACGGGAAGCAGCTTTTGCTGTGTCCAGTGATTTGGTTTTAAGTGAAAGCCATATTAACGAAGAAGAAATAAACTTTTTAAATGATTTATATCAAGCTCTGGGTATTTACCCTGAGATAGCAACAAAAATTTTACAAGCAATGTTACTCAAAAACCAAATTCAAGCTGATTAA